One genomic window of Jatrophihabitans sp. includes the following:
- the rapZ gene encoding RNase adapter RapZ, which translates to MASAERGALETVIVTGLSGAGRSTAAKCLEDLGFFVVDNLPPELVATMVDLGSRSQGAVTRLAVVMDVRSRAFSTDLTGVIAELERRELQPRILFLEANDNVLIRRFESVRRAHPLQGDGRLSDGIIAEREILEPLRDIADLVLDTSDRSVPQLRQAIEQAFAVDGMDLPELRATVVSFGFKYGLPADADLVVDVRFLPNPYWIPELRLLTGEDPEVADYVLSQQSAVEFLDMYLPILQLIGAGYRREGKHYLTLAVGCTGGKHRSVALSRELVRRLVGLGIRATVVHRDLGRE; encoded by the coding sequence ATGGCCAGCGCAGAGCGCGGCGCACTGGAGACGGTGATCGTCACCGGCCTGTCCGGAGCCGGTCGGAGCACCGCCGCGAAGTGCCTGGAAGACCTCGGGTTCTTCGTGGTGGACAACCTGCCGCCGGAGCTGGTCGCCACCATGGTCGACCTGGGCAGCCGCAGCCAGGGCGCGGTCACCCGGCTCGCCGTCGTGATGGACGTGCGCAGCCGGGCGTTCTCCACCGACCTCACCGGCGTCATCGCCGAACTGGAACGGCGCGAGCTGCAGCCCCGGATCCTGTTCCTCGAAGCCAACGACAACGTGCTGATCCGCCGGTTCGAGAGCGTGCGCCGGGCCCATCCGCTGCAGGGCGACGGGCGGCTGTCCGACGGCATCATCGCCGAGCGCGAGATCCTGGAGCCGTTGCGCGACATCGCCGACCTGGTGCTCGACACCTCCGACCGCTCGGTTCCGCAGCTGCGCCAGGCCATCGAGCAGGCCTTCGCGGTCGACGGCATGGACCTGCCCGAGCTGCGCGCGACAGTGGTCTCCTTCGGCTTCAAGTACGGGTTGCCGGCCGACGCCGACCTGGTGGTCGACGTCCGGTTCCTGCCCAACCCGTACTGGATCCCGGAGCTGCGGCTGCTGACCGGTGAGGACCCCGAGGTCGCGGACTACGTGCTGAGCCAGCAGTCGGCGGTGGAGTTCCTGGACATGTACCTGCCGATCCTGCAGTTGATCGGCGCCGGTTACCGCCGGGAGGGCAAGCACTACCTGACGCTGGCGGTCGGCTGCACCGGCGGCAAGCACCGGTCGGTGGCGTTGAGCCGCGAGCTGGTGCGCCGGCTGGTCGGCCTGGGCATCCGGGCGACCGTGGTGCACCGGGACCTGGGCCGCGAGTAG
- the gap gene encoding type I glyceraldehyde-3-phosphate dehydrogenase, with amino-acid sequence MTVRVGINGFGRIGRNFFRAVQASGADVEVVAVNDLTDNKTLAHLLKYDSILGRFPAEVGYDEQNIIVDGKAIRALEERDPANLPWKELGVDVVVESTGFFTKAADARKHLDGGAKKVIISAPATDDDITIVMGANHELYDPQQHHIISNASCTTNCLAPLAKVLHDAFGIEKGLMTTIHAYTQDQNLQDAPHKDLRRARAAAINVVPTSTGAAKAIGLVLPELKGKLDGYAMRVPVPTGSATDLTVQLTREASADDVDAAYRAAAESGPLAGVLTYTSAPIVSSDIVTDPASCIYDAKLTKVFGPMVKVLGWYDNEWGYSNRLVDSVELVGASL; translated from the coding sequence GTGACTGTTCGGGTGGGTATCAACGGCTTCGGCCGGATCGGACGCAACTTCTTCCGGGCGGTGCAGGCCAGCGGCGCCGACGTCGAGGTGGTGGCTGTCAACGACCTCACCGACAACAAGACGCTGGCCCACCTGCTCAAGTACGACTCGATCCTGGGCCGGTTCCCGGCCGAGGTCGGCTATGACGAGCAGAACATCATCGTCGACGGCAAGGCGATCCGGGCGCTGGAGGAGCGCGACCCGGCGAACCTGCCGTGGAAGGAACTCGGCGTGGACGTGGTCGTCGAGTCGACCGGGTTCTTCACCAAGGCCGCCGACGCCCGCAAGCACCTGGACGGCGGCGCGAAGAAGGTCATCATCTCCGCGCCGGCCACCGATGACGACATCACCATCGTGATGGGCGCCAACCACGAGCTCTACGACCCGCAGCAGCACCACATCATCTCCAACGCCTCCTGCACCACCAACTGCCTGGCGCCGCTGGCCAAGGTCCTCCACGACGCCTTCGGGATCGAGAAGGGCCTGATGACCACGATCCACGCCTACACCCAGGACCAGAACCTGCAGGACGCGCCGCACAAGGACCTGCGCCGGGCCCGCGCCGCCGCCATCAACGTGGTGCCGACCAGCACCGGCGCGGCCAAGGCGATCGGCCTGGTCCTGCCGGAGCTGAAGGGCAAGCTCGACGGCTACGCCATGCGCGTGCCCGTCCCCACCGGCTCGGCCACCGACCTCACCGTCCAGCTCACCCGCGAGGCCTCGGCCGACGACGTGGACGCCGCCTACCGCGCGGCCGCCGAGTCCGGCCCGCTGGCCGGGGTCCTCACCTACACCTCGGCGCCGATCGTCTCCTCCGACATCGTCACCGACCCGGCCTCGTGCATCTACGACGCGAAGCTGACCAAGGTCTTCGGGCCGATGGTCAAGGTGTTGGGCTGGTACGACAACGAGTGGGGCTACTCCAACCGGCTGGTCGACTCCGTCGAGCTCGTCGGCGCCTCCCTCTGA
- the uvrA gene encoding excinuclease ABC subunit UvrA yields MADRLIVRGAREHNLKDVHLDLPRDAMIVFTGLSGSGKSSLAFDTIFAEGQRRYVESLSAYARQFLGQMDKPDVDFIEGLSPAVSIDQKSTSRNPRSTVGTITEVYDYLRLLYARIGHPHCPICGEPISKQTPQQIVDRVLEMPEGTRFQVLAPVIRERKGEYVDLFADLQTKGYSRVRVDGTNHSLTEPPTLKKQEKHTIEVVVDRLTARASSKQRITDSVETALSLAGGMVILDFVDLPEDDAHRERRFSERLACPNEHPLAIDELEPRSFSFNAPFGACPACTGIGTRKEVDPELLVPDPSQSIAGGAIAPWSNGQNNDYFLRLLEGLADQVGFSVQTRWDRLPARAQKAVLHGSSEQVHVRYKNRYGRERSYYASYEGVVPWLERRHAETDSDWSREKYEGFMREVDCPTCGGTRLKPEILAVTVAGKSIAEVCALSIGEAAKFLAGLRLTEREEMIAVRVVKEVNSRLGFLVDVGLDYLSLNRAAATLAGGEAQRIRLATQIGAGLVGVLYVLDEPSIGLHQRDNRRLIDTLIRLRDLGNTLIVVEHDEDTIRASDWIVDIGPQAGEHGGQVVVSGTLDDLLASKDSITGSYLSGRRTIEVPVIRRPVAPGRELLVEGAREHNLRNIDVSFPLGVFVAVTGVSGSGKSTLVNDILYATLANKINGAKMPPGRHRRVTGVEQLDKVVGVDQSPIGRTPRSNPATYTGVFDHVRKLFSETTEAKVRGYLQGRFSFNVKGGRCENCAGDGTIKIEMNFLPDVYVPCEVCKGARYNRETLEVHYKGKTISEVLDMPIEEAAEFFKPISKIARHLETLVDVGLGYVRLGQPAPTLSGGEAQRVKLASELQKRSTGRTIYVLDEPTTGLHFEDVSKLLAVLQSLVDKGNSVMVIEHNLDVIKTADWVIDMGPEGGSGGGTVVAQGTPEDVARVPGSYTGQFLATILADRLESEAAGKRPAGPARKVRQPVAAASNGSAPAKRAVAKVAKTTAAKATAAKATANTGTAGKATANTGTAGKSTAAKTTAAKATAKAGAAKTTAKTGTRATGTVRKTAVRPPSADGY; encoded by the coding sequence GTGGCTGACCGTTTGATCGTCCGTGGCGCCCGCGAGCACAACCTCAAGGACGTCCACCTCGACCTGCCCCGGGACGCGATGATCGTGTTCACCGGGCTGTCCGGCTCGGGCAAGTCCTCACTCGCCTTCGACACCATCTTCGCCGAGGGCCAGCGCCGCTACGTCGAGTCGCTGTCGGCCTACGCCCGGCAGTTCCTGGGCCAGATGGACAAGCCGGACGTCGACTTCATCGAGGGCCTGTCGCCGGCCGTCTCGATCGACCAGAAGTCGACCTCGCGCAACCCGCGCTCCACCGTCGGCACCATCACCGAGGTCTACGACTACCTGCGGCTGCTCTACGCCCGGATCGGGCACCCGCACTGCCCGATCTGCGGCGAGCCGATCAGCAAGCAGACCCCGCAGCAGATCGTCGACCGGGTACTCGAGATGCCCGAGGGCACCCGGTTCCAGGTGCTGGCCCCGGTGATCCGCGAGCGCAAGGGCGAGTACGTCGACCTGTTCGCCGACCTGCAGACCAAGGGCTACTCCCGGGTCCGGGTCGACGGCACCAACCACTCGCTCACCGAGCCGCCGACGCTGAAGAAGCAGGAGAAGCACACCATCGAGGTGGTGGTGGACCGGCTGACCGCCCGGGCCTCCAGCAAGCAGCGGATCACCGACTCGGTCGAGACCGCGCTCAGCCTGGCCGGCGGCATGGTGATCCTGGACTTCGTCGACCTGCCCGAGGACGACGCGCACCGCGAGCGCCGGTTCTCCGAGCGGCTGGCCTGCCCGAACGAGCACCCGCTGGCCATCGACGAGCTCGAGCCCAGGTCGTTCTCGTTCAACGCCCCGTTCGGCGCCTGCCCGGCCTGCACCGGCATCGGCACCCGCAAAGAGGTCGACCCCGAGCTGCTGGTGCCCGACCCGTCGCAGTCCATCGCCGGCGGCGCCATCGCCCCGTGGTCCAACGGCCAGAACAATGACTACTTCCTGCGGCTGCTCGAAGGCCTGGCCGACCAGGTCGGCTTCAGCGTGCAGACCCGGTGGGACCGGCTGCCGGCCCGCGCCCAGAAGGCCGTGCTGCACGGCAGCTCCGAGCAGGTGCACGTCCGGTACAAGAACCGGTACGGCCGCGAGCGCTCCTACTACGCCAGCTACGAGGGCGTGGTGCCCTGGCTGGAGCGCCGGCACGCCGAGACCGACAGCGACTGGAGCCGGGAGAAGTACGAGGGCTTCATGCGCGAGGTCGACTGCCCGACCTGCGGCGGCACCCGGCTCAAGCCCGAGATCCTGGCGGTCACGGTGGCCGGCAAGTCCATCGCCGAGGTCTGCGCCCTGTCGATCGGCGAGGCCGCGAAGTTCCTGGCCGGCCTGCGGCTGACCGAGCGCGAAGAGATGATCGCCGTCCGGGTGGTCAAGGAGGTCAACTCGCGGCTCGGCTTCCTGGTCGACGTGGGCCTGGACTACCTGTCGCTGAACCGGGCCGCGGCCACCCTGGCCGGCGGCGAGGCCCAGCGGATCCGGCTGGCCACCCAGATCGGGGCCGGCCTGGTCGGGGTGCTCTACGTCCTGGACGAGCCCTCGATCGGCCTGCACCAGCGCGACAACCGCCGGCTGATCGACACCCTGATCCGGCTGCGCGACCTGGGCAACACCCTGATCGTGGTCGAGCACGACGAGGACACCATCCGGGCCTCCGACTGGATCGTCGACATCGGCCCGCAGGCCGGCGAGCACGGCGGCCAGGTGGTGGTCTCGGGCACCCTGGATGACCTGCTGGCGTCCAAGGACTCGATCACCGGCAGCTACCTTTCCGGTCGCCGGACGATCGAGGTGCCGGTGATCCGCCGTCCGGTCGCCCCGGGCCGCGAGCTGCTGGTCGAAGGCGCCCGCGAGCACAACCTGCGCAACATCGACGTCAGCTTCCCGCTCGGGGTGTTCGTCGCGGTGACCGGCGTGTCCGGCTCGGGCAAGTCCACCCTGGTCAACGACATCCTGTACGCGACGCTGGCCAACAAGATCAACGGCGCGAAGATGCCGCCCGGCCGGCACCGGCGGGTCACCGGCGTGGAGCAGCTCGACAAGGTGGTCGGGGTCGACCAGTCACCGATCGGTCGCACCCCGCGGTCCAACCCGGCCACCTACACCGGTGTCTTCGACCACGTCCGCAAGCTGTTCTCCGAGACCACCGAGGCCAAGGTCCGCGGCTACCTGCAGGGCCGGTTCTCCTTCAACGTCAAGGGCGGCCGGTGCGAGAACTGCGCCGGCGACGGCACCATCAAGATCGAGATGAACTTCCTGCCCGACGTCTACGTCCCGTGCGAGGTGTGCAAGGGCGCCCGGTACAACCGGGAGACCCTGGAGGTGCACTACAAGGGCAAGACGATCTCCGAGGTGCTCGACATGCCGATCGAGGAGGCGGCCGAGTTCTTCAAGCCGATCTCGAAGATCGCCCGGCACCTGGAGACCCTGGTGGACGTGGGGCTGGGCTACGTCCGGCTCGGGCAACCGGCGCCCACCCTGTCCGGCGGCGAGGCGCAGCGGGTCAAGCTGGCCAGCGAGCTGCAGAAGCGCTCCACCGGGCGCACCATCTACGTGCTCGACGAGCCCACCACCGGGCTGCACTTCGAAGACGTCTCCAAGCTGCTCGCGGTGCTGCAGTCCCTGGTCGACAAGGGCAACTCGGTGATGGTGATCGAGCACAACCTCGACGTCATCAAGACCGCCGACTGGGTGATCGACATGGGTCCCGAAGGCGGTTCCGGCGGCGGCACCGTGGTGGCCCAGGGCACCCCGGAGGACGTGGCGCGGGTGCCCGGCTCCTACACCGGGCAGTTCCTGGCCACCATCCTGGCCGACCGGCTGGAATCCGAGGCCGCCGGCAAGCGGCCCGCCGGGCCGGCCCGCAAGGTGCGCCAGCCGGTCGCCGCGGCCAGCAACGGCTCGGCGCCGGCGAAGCGGGCGGTGGCCAAGGTTGCCAAGACCACGGCTGCCAAGGCAACGGCCGCCAAGGCAACGGCCAACACCGGCACGGCCGGCAAGGCAACGGCCAACACCGGCACGGCCGGCAAGAGCACCGCTGCCAAGACCACGGCTGCCAAGGCAACGGCCAAAGCCGGCGCTGCCAAGACCACCGCCAAGACCGGAACGCGGGCGACCGGCACGGTTCGCAAGACCGCTGTCCGGCCGCCGAGCGCTGACGGCTACTAA
- the yvcK gene encoding uridine diphosphate-N-acetylglucosamine-binding protein YvcK, protein MAAAPQDPPTSPAAGLRRPRVVALGGGHGLYASLSALRLLDVDVTAVVTVADDGGSSGRIRRELGLLPPGDLRMALSALATGQLTGIGDPAADPAAGPAAGLPWSTVLQHRMGGAGALAGHPIGNLLLTGLMELHDDAVTALDAVAGLVGARGRVLPMSPRPLDLIAEVTSVDPDDPVQFRRIRGQSAIAATSGRVKAVRLLPANAPACPEAVQAILAADAVILGPGSWFTSVIPHLLVRGLAAALTATGARLITVLNLEPQVGETDGFSPEEHLRVLHEHCPRLKVDVVVADQDAVLDRRSLHAYAEGIGARLVLAPIAEIDSRARHDPCKLSLAVAEAAGLDHAQGDTQGDTPGDGGLHRGPTDEGVL, encoded by the coding sequence GTGGCCGCCGCACCCCAGGACCCGCCCACCTCGCCGGCCGCGGGTCTCCGGCGGCCCAGGGTCGTGGCACTCGGCGGCGGCCACGGCCTGTACGCCTCGCTGTCGGCGTTGCGGCTGCTCGACGTCGACGTCACCGCGGTGGTGACCGTCGCCGACGACGGCGGCTCGTCCGGACGGATCCGGCGCGAGCTGGGGCTGCTGCCGCCCGGTGACCTGCGGATGGCGCTGTCGGCGCTGGCGACCGGGCAGCTGACCGGCATCGGCGACCCCGCGGCCGACCCCGCAGCCGGGCCCGCGGCCGGGCTGCCCTGGTCGACGGTGCTGCAACACCGGATGGGCGGCGCCGGGGCGCTGGCCGGGCACCCGATCGGCAACCTCTTGCTGACCGGCCTGATGGAACTGCACGATGACGCCGTGACCGCCCTGGACGCCGTCGCGGGCCTGGTCGGCGCGCGCGGCCGGGTGCTGCCGATGTCACCCCGTCCGCTGGACCTGATCGCCGAGGTCACCAGCGTGGACCCCGACGACCCGGTGCAGTTCCGCCGGATCCGCGGCCAGTCGGCGATCGCGGCCACCTCCGGCCGGGTCAAGGCGGTGCGGCTGCTGCCGGCCAACGCCCCGGCCTGCCCCGAGGCGGTGCAGGCCATCCTGGCCGCCGACGCGGTGATCCTCGGCCCCGGCTCGTGGTTCACCAGCGTGATCCCGCACCTGCTGGTGCGCGGGCTGGCGGCGGCGCTGACCGCCACCGGGGCGCGGCTGATCACCGTGCTCAACCTGGAGCCGCAGGTCGGTGAGACCGACGGGTTCTCCCCGGAGGAGCATCTGCGGGTGTTGCACGAGCACTGCCCGCGGCTGAAGGTCGACGTGGTGGTCGCCGACCAGGACGCGGTGCTGGACCGGCGGAGCCTGCACGCCTACGCCGAGGGCATCGGCGCCCGGCTGGTGCTGGCGCCCATCGCGGAGATCGACTCGCGGGCAAGGCATGATCCCTGCAAGCTCAGTCTGGCCGTCGCCGAAGCGGCCGGGCTGGACCACGCTCAAGGCGACACCCAAGGCGACACCCCGGGCGACGGTGGCCTGCACCGCGGCCCGACAGACGAAGGAGTGCTCTGA
- the whiA gene encoding DNA-binding protein WhiA, which produces MAMTAAVKDELSRVTITRASARRAEIATMLRFAGALHLIAGHIVVEAELDTGSVARRLRKEIAEVFGHTAEIQVVTGGSLRKGTRYLVRVSKDGEGLARQAGLVDLRGRPVRGLPTQVVAGTLSEAEAAWRGAFLAHGSLTEPGRAGALEITCPTNEAALALVGAGRRLGILAKAREVRGADRVVVRDGDAIGALLTRLGAHDSVMAWEERRMRREVRATANRLANFDDANLRRSARAAVAAGARVERAMHILGSDAPEHLLQAGRLRLEHKQASLEELGSLSDPPMTKDAVAGRIRRLLAMADKRAQDEGIPNTEAAVTPEMLAP; this is translated from the coding sequence ATGGCGATGACAGCTGCTGTCAAGGACGAGCTCAGCCGGGTGACGATCACCCGGGCCTCGGCCCGCCGCGCAGAGATCGCCACCATGCTGCGGTTCGCCGGCGCGCTGCACCTGATTGCCGGGCATATCGTCGTCGAGGCCGAGCTCGACACCGGCTCGGTGGCCCGCCGGTTGCGCAAGGAGATCGCCGAGGTCTTCGGCCACACCGCCGAGATCCAGGTCGTCACCGGTGGCAGCCTGCGCAAGGGCACCCGCTACCTGGTCCGGGTGAGCAAGGACGGCGAGGGACTGGCCCGCCAGGCCGGCCTGGTGGACCTGCGCGGCCGGCCGGTCCGCGGCCTGCCCACCCAGGTGGTGGCCGGCACCCTGTCCGAGGCCGAAGCCGCCTGGCGGGGGGCCTTTCTGGCGCACGGCTCGCTGACCGAACCGGGCCGGGCGGGCGCCCTGGAGATCACCTGCCCGACCAACGAGGCGGCGCTGGCCCTGGTCGGAGCCGGCCGGCGGCTCGGCATCCTGGCCAAGGCCCGCGAGGTCCGGGGAGCCGACCGGGTGGTGGTCCGCGACGGTGACGCCATCGGCGCGCTGCTCACCAGGCTCGGCGCGCACGACTCGGTGATGGCCTGGGAGGAGCGCCGGATGCGCCGGGAGGTGCGGGCCACCGCCAACCGGCTGGCGAACTTCGACGACGCCAACCTGCGCCGGTCCGCGCGCGCGGCCGTCGCCGCCGGCGCCAGGGTCGAGCGGGCCATGCACATCCTCGGCTCGGACGCCCCCGAGCACCTGCTGCAGGCCGGCCGGCTGCGCCTGGAGCACAAGCAGGCCTCGCTGGAGGAGCTGGGCAGCCTGTCGGACCCGCCGATGACCAAGGACGCGGTGGCGGGACGGATCCGGCGGCTGCTGGCGATGGCCGACAAGCGGGCCCAGGACGAGGGCATCCCGAACACCGAGGCCGCGGTCACCCCGGAGATGCTGGCCCCCTGA
- the pgk gene encoding phosphoglycerate kinase: MRSLDDLLAEGVSGRRVLLRADLNVPLDKQTRAITDDGRIRASLPTLQALRDAGARVIVAAHLGRPKGAPDPQ; the protein is encoded by the coding sequence ATGCGGTCCCTCGACGACCTGCTCGCCGAGGGGGTGTCGGGCCGGCGCGTGCTCCTGCGCGCCGACCTGAACGTCCCCCTCGACAAGCAGACCCGGGCGATCACCGACGACGGCCGGATCCGGGCCAGCCTGCCCACGCTGCAGGCACTCCGGGACGCCGGCGCCCGCGTGATCGTGGCCGCTCACCTCGGCCGCCCGAAGGGCGCGCCCGATCCGCAGT
- the uvrC gene encoding excinuclease ABC subunit UvrC has protein sequence MADPSSYRPAPGTIPVEPGVYRFRDGTGRVIYVGKAKSLRSRLNSYFADISALHPRTRQMVTTAASVEWTIVNTEVEALQLEYNWIKEFDPRFNVRYRDDKSYPSLAVTLNEEYPRLQVMRGPKKPGVRYFGPYAHAWAIRETLDLLLRVFPARTCSTGVFKRAGQIGRPCLLGYIGKCSAPCVGRVSAAEHRVIVEDFCDFLAGKTDTMIRRLERQMAEASSNLEFERAARLRDDLGALRRSMEKQAVVLTDGADADVVAFATDELSAAVQVFHVRGGRVRGQRGWVVDSTAGLNDESSVGELVEQFALQFYGQEDAVVPREVLVPQLPEDHQALAELLSERRGSRVSLRVPQRGDKRALMQTVERNAEQAFMQYKLRRASDLTARSQALAELQEALSMPDAPLRIECFDISHVQGTNVVASMVVFEDGLARKSEYRRFTMQSSGGDTDWIAEVIRRRFARQLQEQAAELAAAPDWQSGAQPKPVKRFAYPPNLVVVDGGAPQVAAAQNVLAELGITDVTLVGLAKRLEEVWVPDEDYPVILPRASEALYLLQRVRDEAHRFAITFHRQKRSKSMTESELLGIAGLGPARRKALLARFGSLRQLRAASVEEIAQVPGFGPELAQRVAEALVANAADREPAVNMATGEVVS, from the coding sequence GTGGCTGACCCGTCCTCATACCGCCCGGCTCCGGGCACGATTCCGGTCGAACCGGGCGTGTACCGGTTTCGGGACGGCACCGGCCGGGTCATCTACGTCGGCAAGGCCAAGAGCCTGCGGTCCCGGCTGAACTCCTACTTCGCCGACATCAGCGCCCTGCACCCGCGCACCCGGCAGATGGTGACCACGGCCGCCAGCGTCGAGTGGACCATCGTCAACACCGAGGTCGAAGCGCTGCAGCTGGAGTACAACTGGATCAAGGAGTTCGACCCCCGGTTCAACGTCCGCTACCGCGACGACAAGTCCTACCCGTCGCTGGCGGTCACCCTCAACGAGGAGTACCCGCGGCTGCAGGTGATGCGGGGGCCCAAGAAGCCCGGCGTCCGGTACTTCGGCCCGTACGCCCACGCCTGGGCGATCCGGGAGACCCTCGACCTGCTGCTGCGGGTGTTCCCGGCCCGCACCTGCTCCACCGGGGTGTTCAAGCGGGCCGGTCAGATCGGGCGGCCCTGCCTGCTCGGCTACATCGGCAAGTGCAGCGCGCCGTGCGTCGGGCGGGTCAGCGCCGCCGAGCACCGCGTCATCGTCGAGGACTTCTGCGACTTCCTGGCCGGCAAGACCGACACCATGATCCGCCGGCTCGAGCGCCAGATGGCCGAAGCCAGCAGCAACCTCGAGTTCGAGCGGGCGGCCCGGCTGCGCGATGACCTCGGCGCGCTGCGCCGGTCCATGGAGAAGCAGGCGGTGGTGCTGACCGACGGCGCCGACGCCGACGTGGTCGCCTTCGCCACCGACGAGCTGTCCGCGGCCGTCCAGGTCTTCCACGTCCGGGGCGGCCGGGTGAGGGGCCAGCGCGGCTGGGTGGTCGACTCGACCGCCGGCCTCAACGACGAGTCCTCCGTCGGCGAGCTGGTGGAGCAGTTCGCCCTGCAGTTCTACGGCCAGGAGGACGCCGTCGTCCCCCGCGAGGTGCTGGTGCCGCAGCTGCCCGAGGACCACCAGGCGCTGGCCGAGCTGCTCAGCGAGCGGCGGGGCAGCCGGGTGTCGTTGCGGGTCCCGCAACGCGGTGACAAGCGGGCCCTGATGCAGACCGTCGAGCGCAACGCCGAGCAGGCGTTCATGCAGTACAAGCTGCGCCGGGCCAGTGACCTGACCGCCCGCTCGCAGGCGCTGGCCGAGCTGCAAGAAGCGCTCAGCATGCCCGATGCCCCTTTGCGCATCGAGTGTTTCGACATCAGCCACGTGCAGGGCACCAACGTGGTGGCCAGCATGGTGGTGTTCGAGGACGGCCTGGCCCGCAAGAGCGAGTACCGGCGGTTCACCATGCAGAGCAGCGGCGGCGACACCGACTGGATCGCCGAGGTGATCCGGCGCCGGTTCGCCCGCCAACTGCAGGAGCAGGCCGCCGAGCTGGCCGCCGCCCCCGACTGGCAGAGCGGGGCCCAGCCCAAGCCGGTCAAGCGCTTCGCCTACCCGCCGAACCTGGTGGTGGTCGACGGCGGCGCCCCGCAGGTGGCGGCCGCGCAGAACGTCCTGGCCGAGCTGGGCATCACCGACGTGACGCTGGTGGGCCTGGCCAAGCGGCTGGAAGAGGTGTGGGTTCCCGACGAGGACTACCCGGTGATCCTGCCGCGCGCCTCCGAGGCGCTGTACCTGCTGCAGCGGGTCCGGGACGAGGCGCACCGGTTCGCGATCACCTTCCACCGGCAGAAGCGGTCCAAGTCGATGACCGAGTCGGAGCTGCTCGGCATCGCCGGGCTCGGTCCGGCCCGCCGCAAGGCGCTGCTGGCCCGGTTCGGATCGCTGCGGCAACTGCGCGCGGCCTCCGTCGAGGAGATCGCGCAGGTGCCCGGCTTCGGCCCCGAACTGGCCCAACGGGTAGCCGAAGCGTTGGTTGCCAACGCCGCTGACCGCGAGCCTGCCGTCAACATGGCCACCGGCGAGGTAGTCAGCTAG
- a CDS encoding uracil-DNA glycosylase, whose translation MPVRSLEEIVETGWAGALEPVAGEVRAMGDFLRAELAAGRSYLPAGEHVLRAFSQPFEDVRVLIVGQDPYPTPGHPVGLSFSVAPDVQPVPRSLQNIYRELRDDLGVPIPSNGDLTPWTRQGVLLLNRVLTVQPGKSGSHAGKGWERVTDQAVRALAARDQPLVAILWGRQAQSLEPLLSDADCLKSVHPSPLSASGGFFGSRPFSRANELLVKRGGKPVDWQLT comes from the coding sequence ATGCCTGTGCGCTCCCTGGAAGAGATCGTCGAGACCGGTTGGGCCGGGGCATTGGAGCCGGTGGCCGGCGAGGTCCGGGCGATGGGGGACTTCCTGCGGGCCGAGCTCGCCGCCGGCCGGTCCTACCTGCCGGCCGGCGAGCACGTGCTGCGGGCCTTCAGCCAGCCCTTCGAGGACGTCCGGGTGCTGATCGTGGGCCAGGACCCGTACCCGACGCCCGGGCACCCGGTGGGCCTGTCGTTCTCGGTGGCCCCGGACGTCCAGCCGGTGCCGCGCTCGCTGCAGAACATCTACCGCGAGCTGCGCGACGACCTGGGCGTGCCGATCCCGTCCAACGGCGACCTGACGCCCTGGACCAGGCAGGGGGTGCTGCTGCTCAACCGGGTGCTGACCGTCCAGCCGGGCAAGTCGGGCTCGCACGCCGGCAAGGGCTGGGAGCGGGTGACCGACCAGGCCGTCCGGGCGCTGGCGGCACGGGACCAGCCGCTGGTGGCCATCCTGTGGGGACGGCAGGCGCAGTCGCTGGAGCCGCTGCTGTCCGACGCCGACTGCCTGAAGTCGGTGCACCCGTCGCCGCTGTCGGCCAGCGGCGGGTTCTTCGGCTCCCGCCCGTTCAGCCGGGCCAACGAGCTGCTGGTCAAGCGGGGCGGCAAACCGGTCGACTGGCAACTGACCTAG